The following are encoded in a window of Saccharothrix longispora genomic DNA:
- a CDS encoding LacI family DNA-binding transcriptional regulator: protein MGNSGTGRRARGEVERLPSGSLRVRVYAGVEPDSRKRRYLTETVPAGPEADRLAEAVRARLLDEARGLREAQARPADDPEQWPVAGDARPAPATGLAGLRQRGPRRGELTVAAVARLAGVSAPTVSKVLNGRAGVASETRRRVEDALREHGYRRPEAAVRAPNVEVVFYGMQSFLAVEIMRGVGRVVGGHELAVGFTDAVQQTSSGLSWAHDLLARRPVGVIAVHLGLTSEQHALLTASGIPMVVLDPTGEPDHPVPSVGATNWSGGIAATRHLLDLGHRRVAVITGPVERLCARARLEGARAAMDAHGAGLDERLVRVGRFAFEDGLDHARELLRLPDRPTAVLCGNDLQALGVYEAARRAGLRVPQDLSVVGFDDIPAGRWCGPPLTTVRQPVAEMGATAAELLLSLVAGRPTSRERVELATTLVVRDSTAPPCQDA from the coding sequence ATGGGGAACTCCGGGACGGGACGGCGGGCGCGCGGCGAGGTCGAGAGGCTGCCGAGCGGGTCGTTGCGGGTGCGGGTGTACGCCGGTGTCGAGCCCGATTCCCGGAAGCGGCGCTACCTCACCGAGACGGTCCCGGCCGGTCCGGAGGCCGACCGCCTGGCGGAGGCGGTCCGCGCCCGGCTGCTCGACGAGGCCCGGGGGTTGCGCGAGGCGCAGGCCCGCCCGGCGGACGACCCGGAGCAGTGGCCGGTCGCCGGTGACGCGCGCCCGGCGCCGGCCACCGGCCTCGCGGGCCTGCGCCAGCGGGGTCCCCGGCGGGGCGAGCTGACGGTCGCCGCGGTCGCGCGGCTGGCCGGGGTGTCGGCGCCCACCGTGTCGAAGGTGCTCAACGGGCGTGCGGGTGTGGCGTCGGAGACCCGGCGCCGGGTGGAGGACGCGCTGCGCGAGCACGGTTACCGCCGGCCCGAGGCGGCGGTGCGGGCGCCGAACGTGGAGGTCGTCTTCTACGGGATGCAGAGCTTCCTCGCGGTCGAGATCATGCGCGGGGTCGGGCGGGTGGTCGGCGGGCACGAGCTGGCGGTCGGGTTCACCGACGCCGTGCAGCAGACGTCGAGCGGCCTGTCCTGGGCGCACGACCTGCTGGCGCGACGGCCGGTCGGCGTCATCGCCGTGCACCTGGGCCTTACCTCCGAGCAGCACGCCCTGCTCACGGCCAGCGGCATCCCGATGGTCGTCCTGGACCCCACGGGCGAGCCGGACCACCCGGTGCCCTCGGTCGGGGCGACGAACTGGAGCGGCGGAATCGCCGCCACCCGGCACCTGCTCGACCTCGGGCACCGGCGCGTCGCCGTCATCACGGGTCCGGTCGAACGGCTCTGCGCGCGGGCCCGGTTGGAGGGCGCCCGGGCGGCGATGGACGCGCACGGGGCCGGGTTGGACGAGCGGCTGGTGCGCGTCGGGCGATTCGCCTTCGAGGACGGGCTCGACCACGCCCGGGAGCTGTTGCGGCTGCCCGACCGCCCCACCGCCGTGCTGTGCGGCAACGACCTCCAGGCGCTGGGCGTCTACGAAGCGGCCCGGCGGGCCGGCCTGCGCGTCCCGCAGGACCTCAGCGTGGTCGGCTTCGACGACATCCCCGCCGGCCGCTGGTGCGGGCCGCCGCTGACCACCGTGCGGCAGCCCGTGGCCGAGATGGGGGCCACCGCCGCGGAACTGCTCCTGTCGCTCGTCGCCGGGCGGCCGACCTCCCGGGAGCGCGTCGAGTTGGCGACCACGCTCGTCGTCCGCGACAGCACCGCCCCGCCGTGCCAAGACGCGTGA
- a CDS encoding YcxB family protein: protein MNTTFSVSHDEQRLRRVLKFLIRRRLKWARFVGVALVVLGAAALAVESLPVPTSGFFIVTGVLFALLLEPCSVAQSMRAQNLATREGYVMTLEETHVAVNAHSYSRRFSWSILDQVVDTPDAWYPMFGKMQAQAVYKDLLTEEQRAEFAAFLARRRSAQPIA from the coding sequence GTGAACACCACCTTCTCGGTCTCCCACGACGAGCAGCGCCTGAGACGTGTGCTCAAGTTCCTCATCCGCCGCCGGCTGAAGTGGGCGCGGTTCGTGGGCGTGGCACTGGTGGTCCTCGGTGCCGCAGCGCTCGCCGTGGAGTCCCTGCCCGTCCCGACGAGCGGCTTCTTCATCGTGACGGGCGTGCTCTTCGCCCTGCTGCTGGAGCCCTGCTCGGTCGCGCAGTCGATGAGGGCGCAGAACCTCGCCACGCGCGAGGGTTACGTGATGACGCTGGAGGAGACCCACGTCGCCGTGAACGCCCACTCGTACAGCCGGCGGTTCTCCTGGTCGATCCTCGACCAGGTCGTGGACACCCCGGACGCGTGGTACCCGATGTTCGGCAAGATGCAGGCCCAGGCGGTCTACAAGGACCTGCTGACCGAGGAGCAGAGGGCGGAGTTCGCCGCCTTCCTCGCGCGCCGCCGGTCCGCGCAGCCGATCGCCTGA
- a CDS encoding TetR/AcrR family transcriptional regulator — MSGRPHTRERILDAAEALFFRNGIAVTGVDQVAASAGVAIVTLYKHFGGKDNLLREVLARRLEAWTRHWDAAVDRAGSPRERLLAVFEAIETFRAAAGPTQWCCFLATASERPAPADGRADPVFDLVEQDTRLVAERLVRLAEDAACAAPGTVASRLLLLYNGVLGSLLRGAPADPVAHARDTARLVVDSHSPVT, encoded by the coding sequence ATGTCCGGTCGTCCGCACACCAGGGAGCGCATCCTCGACGCCGCCGAGGCGCTCTTCTTCCGCAACGGCATCGCGGTCACCGGCGTCGACCAGGTGGCGGCCTCCGCGGGCGTCGCGATCGTGACGCTCTACAAGCACTTCGGCGGCAAGGACAACCTCCTGCGCGAAGTGCTGGCACGGCGGTTGGAGGCGTGGACCCGGCACTGGGACGCGGCCGTCGACCGGGCCGGCTCACCTCGTGAGCGCCTGCTGGCGGTCTTCGAGGCGATCGAGACCTTCCGCGCCGCCGCGGGCCCGACGCAGTGGTGCTGCTTCCTCGCCACCGCCTCCGAACGCCCCGCGCCGGCGGACGGGCGGGCGGACCCCGTGTTCGACCTGGTCGAGCAGGACACGCGCCTGGTCGCCGAACGGCTCGTCCGCCTGGCCGAGGACGCCGCGTGCGCCGCCCCGGGCACCGTGGCGTCGAGGCTGCTCCTGCTCTACAACGGGGTCCTCGGCAGCCTCCTGCGCGGAGCCCCGGCGGACCCCGTGGCGCACGCCCGCGACACCGCGCGCCTGGTCGTCGACTCCCACTCGCCCGTCACGTGA